A stretch of Corynebacterium timonense DNA encodes these proteins:
- a CDS encoding MFS transporter, with protein sequence MNSRRVYASVLAFLMTAGWAANHFASVIVLLREELDLSALLVNGAYGIYALGLLPCLLLGGAAADRFGGRPVVMTGSTIALAGNLSLMLFHGPVGLLGGRLIVGLGVGLVVSPGTAWAARLRGASGATVAGIALTSGFAIGPVVSGAVATLDAPIWLPFALSIAASAAAIAFSATTGDVPNAVTGPQEGTPAPLEPGASAGKALATAVPVAMWVFAAIISSVIVLASRVAEYFSTGVFLPGVAAVFGFGTGMLVQALGRSFSWGPFSGVAGIVLAMSGFLLVATGGTDPSLPRFFVATILLGAAYGLCLRDGLLDVNAYAPPAYRGRVLGAYYAATYIGFGLPPLLEVLEPHTGPSLPFYVLAGGAAAAAVLRTWQIRSGYLARA encoded by the coding sequence ACCACTTCGCCTCCGTGATTGTGCTCCTGCGCGAGGAGCTCGACCTCTCAGCGCTGCTGGTCAACGGCGCGTACGGCATCTACGCGCTGGGTCTGCTGCCCTGTCTGCTCCTCGGCGGCGCGGCCGCCGACCGCTTCGGCGGGCGCCCCGTGGTGATGACGGGTAGCACCATTGCACTCGCGGGCAACCTTTCGCTCATGCTCTTCCACGGCCCCGTCGGCTTGCTCGGCGGCCGCCTGATCGTCGGGCTCGGCGTGGGCCTCGTGGTCAGCCCGGGCACGGCGTGGGCGGCGCGCCTGCGCGGCGCGAGCGGGGCCACGGTGGCCGGTATCGCCCTGACGTCCGGCTTCGCCATCGGCCCCGTCGTCTCGGGCGCGGTGGCAACGTTGGATGCCCCCATCTGGCTGCCCTTTGCCCTCAGTATCGCCGCCTCGGCCGCGGCGATCGCGTTCTCCGCGACGACGGGGGATGTCCCCAACGCCGTGACGGGCCCCCAGGAGGGCACCCCCGCCCCCCTCGAACCCGGCGCGTCGGCGGGCAAGGCGCTCGCCACCGCGGTCCCCGTGGCGATGTGGGTCTTCGCGGCCATCATCTCCTCCGTCATCGTGCTTGCCTCCCGCGTCGCCGAGTACTTCTCCACCGGCGTGTTCCTTCCCGGCGTCGCCGCGGTGTTCGGCTTCGGCACGGGCATGCTCGTCCAGGCGCTCGGGCGTTCCTTTTCCTGGGGCCCGTTCTCGGGCGTGGCGGGAATCGTCCTCGCCATGAGCGGCTTCCTCCTCGTGGCCACCGGCGGCACGGACCCGTCGCTGCCACGCTTCTTCGTTGCCACGATCCTGCTCGGCGCGGCCTACGGCCTGTGCCTTCGCGACGGGCTTCTCGACGTCAACGCCTACGCCCCTCCCGCCTACCGCGGACGCGTCCTCGGCGCCTATTACGCCGCCACCTACATCGGCTTCGGCCTACCGCCGCTGCTCGAGGTGCTCGAGCCCCACACCGGCCCGTCCCTGCCCTTCTACGTGCTCGCCGGCGGGGCGGCCGCGGCGGCGGTCCTGCGCACGTGGCAGATCCGCTCGGGGTATCTAGCACGGGCGTAG
- the thiO gene encoding glycine oxidase ThiO, which produces MTGQLDVAVVGAGIIGLATALTLADRGHRVTVYDPAPLSGASHHAGGMLAPAAEVVYKQEPLFPLMRRAAEWYPELIDLTGTYSSAHTGYRIEGTLVVGRDRADREHLENLRAYQSAHGMSVEPLTMRRARSLEPALSPALAGAVRLPGDRQVQPRQFTQALYAACAAAGVRLVDEAVADVRDLPADQVVICAGLGARDITGWYEGERTPLKLRPVYGDVLQLRVPAHQFPLLNHVVRGFVESRPVYLIPRGDGTLTIGATSREDERPQPQAGGVHQLLRDAIEILPAIEDCDFIEATTGARPGTPDDLPYLGRVNDRVVVSTGYFRHGILLASVAARCGAELVEKRAPSLDLSACTVMRHA; this is translated from the coding sequence ATGACGGGCCAGCTCGACGTCGCCGTCGTCGGTGCGGGCATCATCGGCCTCGCCACCGCCCTGACTCTCGCCGACCGCGGCCACAGGGTCACCGTCTACGACCCCGCTCCGCTCTCCGGCGCCTCGCACCACGCTGGCGGGATGCTCGCCCCCGCGGCCGAGGTGGTGTACAAGCAGGAGCCGCTGTTTCCCCTCATGCGCCGCGCCGCTGAGTGGTATCCGGAGCTCATCGATCTGACGGGCACGTACTCCTCCGCTCACACGGGCTACCGCATCGAAGGAACCCTCGTCGTCGGCCGCGACCGCGCCGATCGCGAGCACCTCGAGAACCTGCGCGCCTACCAGTCCGCGCACGGCATGAGCGTCGAGCCGCTCACCATGCGCCGCGCCCGCTCGCTCGAGCCCGCCCTCTCCCCCGCCCTGGCCGGCGCCGTGCGCCTGCCCGGCGACAGGCAGGTCCAGCCCCGGCAGTTCACCCAGGCGCTCTACGCCGCGTGCGCCGCGGCCGGGGTCCGCTTGGTCGACGAGGCCGTGGCCGACGTGCGCGACCTGCCCGCCGACCAGGTGGTCATCTGCGCAGGCCTCGGCGCGCGCGACATCACGGGCTGGTACGAGGGCGAGCGCACCCCGCTTAAGCTGCGCCCCGTGTACGGCGATGTGCTGCAGTTGCGCGTCCCCGCCCACCAGTTCCCGCTGCTGAACCACGTCGTGCGCGGCTTCGTCGAGTCGCGCCCCGTCTACCTCATTCCGCGCGGCGACGGCACCCTCACCATCGGCGCCACGTCCCGCGAGGACGAGCGCCCCCAACCCCAGGCGGGCGGGGTGCACCAGCTGCTTCGCGACGCCATCGAGATCCTCCCGGCCATCGAGGACTGCGACTTCATCGAAGCGACGACCGGGGCACGCCCCGGAACGCCGGACGACCTGCCGTACCTCGGGCGCGTCAACGACAGGGTGGTCGTCTCCACCGGGTACTTCCGCCACGGGATCCTGCTCGCCTCGGTGGCGGCCAGGTGCGGTGCGGAGCTCGTCGAGAAGCGAGCTCCCTCCCTAGACTTGAGTGCGTGTACCGTCATGCGTCACGCGTGA
- the thiS gene encoding sulfur carrier protein ThiS → MKITFNDSPRDTSAQTVEELVAEALGSVPEAGTAVAVDGDVVPRSAWAQTPLTEGARVDLLTAVQGG, encoded by the coding sequence GTGAAGATCACGTTCAACGATTCCCCCCGCGACACGTCCGCGCAGACTGTCGAAGAGCTGGTCGCCGAGGCCCTCGGCTCCGTGCCCGAGGCCGGCACCGCCGTCGCCGTCGACGGGGACGTCGTCCCCCGCTCGGCGTGGGCGCAGACCCCTCTTACCGAGGGCGCGCGCGTGGACCTGCTCACCGCCGTCCAGGGAGGTTAA
- a CDS encoding thiazole synthase, protein MLTIAQREFGSHLIMGTGGASSMDMLEKALVASGTELTTVAMRRHAATSGGGESVFELLTRLGIEALPNTAGCRTARDALITARLAREALGTDWVKLEVIADDHTLLPDVVETVDACETLVDEGFTVLAYTSDDPVAARRLEDAGASAVMPLGAPIGTGLGILNPHNVELICSRAEVPVLVDAGVGTASDASLAMELGCSGVLLASAVNRCHDPVAMAQAMRLAVEAGALARRAGRIPKREHAVASSSFEGLASWADQVL, encoded by the coding sequence GTGCTCACAATCGCGCAGCGAGAGTTCGGCTCGCACCTGATCATGGGCACGGGCGGGGCGAGCTCCATGGACATGCTCGAAAAGGCGCTCGTCGCCTCCGGGACCGAGCTGACCACCGTGGCCATGCGCCGCCACGCCGCGACCTCAGGCGGCGGCGAATCCGTCTTCGAGCTGCTCACGCGCCTCGGCATCGAGGCCCTGCCCAACACCGCCGGGTGCCGCACGGCGCGCGACGCGCTCATCACCGCCCGCCTCGCCCGCGAGGCGCTCGGCACGGACTGGGTCAAGCTCGAGGTCATCGCCGACGACCACACGCTGCTTCCCGACGTCGTCGAGACGGTCGACGCCTGCGAAACCCTCGTCGACGAGGGCTTCACCGTCCTCGCCTACACCTCCGACGACCCGGTCGCGGCGAGGCGGCTGGAGGACGCCGGCGCCAGCGCCGTCATGCCGCTCGGCGCCCCGATCGGCACCGGACTTGGCATCCTCAACCCGCACAACGTCGAGCTCATCTGCTCCCGTGCCGAGGTGCCCGTGCTTGTCGACGCCGGAGTGGGCACCGCCTCCGACGCCTCGCTCGCCATGGAGCTCGGCTGCTCCGGGGTGCTGCTCGCCAGCGCGGTCAACCGCTGCCACGACCCCGTGGCGATGGCACAGGCGATGCGCCTGGCCGTGGAGGCCGGCGCGCTGGCCCGTCGCGCCGGGCGCATCCCCAAACGCGAGCACGCGGTGGCCTCCTCCAGCTTCGAGGGCTTGGCCAGCTGGGCGGACCAGGTGTTGTAA
- a CDS encoding BCCT family transporter yields the protein MATKAPQNAGKSRRLQADPLILFTSVGFIALFVILTLSFGDRAREAYATISSTLMENLSWFYIGGTSAVLVFLIVIFVSDLGNLRLGEDDEEPEYSVPVWFAMLFAAGMGASLLFWGAAEPLHHAFNPPRGGFESMSREAINQSFEFSYYHFGIHMWVLFALPGLAMGYFSYKRKMPARLSSLFSPLLGRRIYEWPGKLLDSLGIIGTVFGIGVSVGLGVLQISAGMNIMWDVPLITPVQLGIILAITLAACISVASGLDRGIKILSNVNIAASVALMIFVLLTGPTLRLIGQVTESFGMYISSLPEMMFWVDSFNDNPGWHATWTAFYWAWTICWAPFVGMFFARISRGRTVRSFIGGTLLLPTAFVLVWFSIFGRAAIEEEEQNPGVLTQPVVVEDDTPQALFTLLEQYPLYGLVGAVALITLVLYFVTSMDSAAMVMDMFAAGEEEKTPVYYRVGWVVAIGVVTAALLFINDSGIAALQEVVIIIALPFFFAYFFIMYALVKAMNDDRAVRRRVRTRQWEKTDSAEKLEEGENKPAPGYDADGNELELPELVYDEDQGSWKLNESLIIEGDLAVAGEVDNDWDPGSESEVEPGFTIVDEQSPRKHD from the coding sequence ATGGCAACCAAAGCACCACAGAACGCAGGGAAAAGTCGGCGGCTGCAAGCCGACCCGCTCATCCTTTTCACATCCGTAGGGTTCATTGCACTTTTCGTTATTCTTACACTCTCTTTCGGCGACCGCGCGCGTGAGGCGTACGCGACCATCTCGTCGACGTTGATGGAGAACCTCTCGTGGTTCTACATCGGCGGGACCTCCGCGGTCTTGGTCTTTCTCATCGTGATCTTCGTGTCCGACTTGGGCAACTTGCGCCTCGGCGAGGACGACGAGGAACCCGAGTACAGCGTCCCCGTGTGGTTCGCCATGCTCTTCGCCGCCGGCATGGGCGCCTCCCTGCTGTTCTGGGGCGCCGCGGAACCGCTGCACCACGCCTTTAACCCGCCGCGCGGCGGTTTCGAGTCGATGAGCCGCGAGGCGATCAACCAGTCCTTCGAGTTCTCCTACTACCACTTCGGCATCCACATGTGGGTGCTCTTCGCGCTGCCGGGCCTGGCGATGGGCTACTTCAGCTACAAGCGCAAGATGCCGGCGCGCCTGTCCTCCCTGTTCTCCCCGCTGTTGGGCCGTCGGATCTACGAGTGGCCGGGCAAGTTGCTCGACTCCCTGGGCATCATCGGCACCGTCTTCGGCATCGGCGTCTCCGTCGGCCTCGGCGTGCTCCAGATCTCCGCCGGCATGAACATCATGTGGGACGTGCCGCTTATCACCCCGGTCCAGCTGGGAATCATCCTGGCGATCACCCTCGCCGCCTGCATCTCCGTCGCCTCCGGCCTGGACCGAGGCATTAAGATCCTCTCCAACGTCAACATCGCCGCCAGCGTCGCGCTCATGATCTTCGTGCTGCTCACCGGGCCGACGCTGCGCCTGATCGGCCAGGTGACCGAGTCCTTCGGCATGTACATCTCCTCGCTGCCGGAGATGATGTTCTGGGTTGACTCCTTCAACGACAATCCGGGCTGGCACGCCACCTGGACCGCGTTCTACTGGGCGTGGACGATTTGCTGGGCCCCGTTCGTGGGCATGTTCTTCGCCCGCATCTCCAGGGGCCGCACGGTGCGTTCCTTCATCGGCGGCACGCTGCTTCTGCCCACCGCCTTTGTTCTCGTGTGGTTCTCCATCTTCGGCCGCGCCGCCATCGAAGAGGAGGAGCAGAACCCGGGCGTGCTCACCCAGCCGGTCGTCGTCGAAGACGACACCCCGCAGGCGTTGTTCACGCTGCTTGAGCAGTACCCGCTCTACGGCCTCGTGGGCGCCGTCGCGCTGATCACGCTCGTGCTGTACTTCGTCACCTCGATGGACTCCGCCGCGATGGTCATGGACATGTTCGCCGCTGGCGAGGAGGAAAAGACGCCGGTGTACTACCGCGTCGGCTGGGTCGTCGCCATCGGCGTGGTCACGGCCGCGCTGCTGTTCATCAACGACTCCGGCATCGCCGCGCTGCAGGAAGTGGTGATTATCATCGCGCTGCCGTTCTTCTTCGCGTACTTCTTCATCATGTACGCCCTTGTCAAGGCCATGAACGACGATAGGGCGGTCCGCCGCCGCGTGCGCACCCGTCAGTGGGAGAAGACCGACAGCGCCGAGAAGCTCGAGGAGGGCGAGAACAAGCCCGCTCCGGGCTACGACGCTGACGGCAATGAGCTGGAGCTGCCCGAGCTCGTCTACGACGAGGACCAGGGCAGCTGGAAGCTCAACGAGTCCCTCATCATCGAGGGCGATCTTGCGGTGGCCGGCGAGGTCGACAACGATTGGGACCCAGGGTCCGAGTCCGAGGTGGAGCCGGGCTTCACCATCGTCGACGAACAGTCGCCGCGAAAGCACGACTAA
- a CDS encoding cation diffusion facilitator family transporter, whose product MWLSIAASIATVALKFGAALVTGSVGFLSDAIESVINVVAAIVGLWALKVAAKPADDNHNFGHAKAEYFSAQVEGAMILVASIAIIFTAIERIINPQPIEQAGLGLILSTVAAVLNLAVGLALVRAGKRYRSATLDADGRHLLTDVWTTAGVLLGIAVVALTGWQVLDPIVALLVGLNILVTGYQLLKSSIQGLLSQTLPDDELRLIDAFLARFADEHDVAFTNVRTVAFGRERLVNVVMQVPGSWSVERSHDYADLVEFGIATELGGAETVVHIEPLGVDTQVGPMWVP is encoded by the coding sequence ATGTGGCTGTCCATCGCGGCCTCGATCGCCACCGTCGCGTTGAAGTTCGGCGCCGCCCTCGTCACCGGCTCGGTCGGTTTCCTGTCCGACGCCATCGAGTCCGTCATCAACGTCGTCGCCGCCATCGTCGGCCTCTGGGCGCTGAAGGTCGCGGCGAAGCCCGCCGACGACAACCACAACTTCGGCCACGCCAAGGCCGAGTACTTTTCGGCCCAGGTCGAGGGCGCGATGATCCTCGTCGCGTCGATCGCGATTATCTTCACGGCGATCGAGCGCATCATCAACCCGCAGCCCATCGAGCAGGCTGGGCTCGGCCTCATCCTCTCCACCGTCGCTGCGGTACTCAACCTCGCGGTCGGCCTCGCCCTCGTGCGGGCCGGCAAACGGTACCGTTCGGCCACCCTCGACGCCGACGGCCGCCACCTGCTGACCGACGTCTGGACCACCGCGGGCGTCCTCCTCGGCATCGCCGTCGTCGCTCTCACTGGGTGGCAGGTCCTCGACCCCATCGTCGCTCTCCTCGTGGGGCTCAACATCCTGGTCACCGGTTACCAGCTGCTCAAGAGCTCCATCCAGGGCCTGCTCTCCCAGACACTGCCCGACGACGAGCTCAGGCTTATCGACGCCTTCCTCGCCCGCTTCGCCGACGAGCACGACGTGGCCTTCACCAACGTGCGCACCGTCGCTTTCGGCCGCGAGCGCCTCGTCAACGTCGTCATGCAAGTCCCCGGCTCGTGGAGCGTCGAGCGCTCCCACGACTATGCTGACCTCGTCGAGTTTGGCATCGCCACAGAGCTCGGCGGCGCAGAAACCGTCGTGCACATCGAGCCGCTCGGCGTGGATACCCAGGTCGGACCGATGTGGGTGCCGTAA
- a CDS encoding 3-hydroxyacyl-CoA dehydrogenase produces MTDIKKVTVLGAGVLGAQIAFQIAYKGFDVISWDIDDDAVEAAKKRFDSFEDRYVRDVEDATKEGVAEARERLAQSTDLEEAVKEADLIIEAVPEKTDIKDDVWSKVGKAAKDGAILASNSSTMLPSDIAPASGREEDFLNFHFANNIWVLNIAEIMPHKGTKDGLVDIMKEFAEEIGMVPAVLEKEKNGYILNSLLIPFHRAALHLWMEGYATIEDIDTDWKVSTGAPMGPFEFMDMVGLRTLYAINSNAVEKGNAEEWQERLVTTLKEEYLDKGRYGWESGKGFYDETGPDKNNPKKDN; encoded by the coding sequence ATGACTGACATTAAGAAAGTGACCGTTCTGGGCGCCGGCGTCCTCGGCGCCCAGATTGCCTTCCAGATCGCCTACAAGGGCTTCGATGTCATCTCGTGGGACATCGACGACGACGCGGTTGAGGCCGCGAAGAAGCGCTTCGATTCCTTTGAGGACCGCTACGTGCGCGACGTCGAGGACGCGACGAAGGAGGGTGTTGCTGAGGCCCGCGAGCGCCTGGCCCAGTCCACGGACCTGGAGGAGGCCGTAAAGGAGGCCGACCTCATTATCGAGGCCGTGCCGGAGAAGACCGACATCAAGGACGACGTGTGGTCCAAGGTGGGCAAGGCCGCCAAGGACGGCGCCATCCTCGCCTCCAACTCCTCGACCATGCTGCCCTCCGACATTGCGCCGGCCAGCGGGCGCGAGGAGGACTTCCTCAACTTCCACTTCGCCAACAACATCTGGGTGCTCAACATCGCCGAGATCATGCCGCACAAGGGCACCAAGGACGGCCTGGTGGACATCATGAAGGAGTTCGCCGAGGAAATCGGCATGGTGCCGGCCGTGCTGGAAAAGGAAAAGAACGGCTACATCCTCAACTCCCTGCTCATTCCGTTCCACCGAGCTGCGCTGCACCTCTGGATGGAGGGCTACGCCACCATCGAGGACATCGACACCGACTGGAAGGTCTCCACGGGCGCTCCGATGGGCCCCTTCGAGTTCATGGACATGGTTGGCCTGCGCACGCTGTATGCCATTAACTCCAACGCCGTTGAAAAGGGTAACGCGGAGGAGTGGCAGGAGCGCCTCGTCACAACGTTGAAGGAAGAATACTTGGACAAGGGCCGCTATGGCTGGGAGTCCGGAAAGGGCTTCTACGACGAGACTGGCCCGGACAAGAACAACCCGAAGAAGGATAACTAG
- a CDS encoding transposase: protein MPSKYSPELRQRAIELVLHAQADPDTSRGAISRIAVELGMSKETLRGWVRAHKQSGAATPAESVDCAAENRRLRAELIEAKRANEILKRASAFFAAELDRPHT from the coding sequence ATGCCCTCGAAGTACTCGCCTGAGTTGAGGCAGCGCGCCATCGAACTGGTGCTGCACGCGCAAGCTGACCCTGACACGTCTCGTGGTGCGATATCCCGCATCGCTGTCGAGCTCGGAATGAGCAAGGAAACTCTGCGCGGATGGGTCCGCGCTCATAAACAATCCGGCGCGGCAACCCCGGCTGAATCGGTGGATTGTGCAGCAGAAAACCGCAGACTGCGAGCTGAACTGATTGAAGCGAAGCGCGCCAACGAGATTTTGAAAAGAGCATCAGCTTTTTTCGCGGCAGAGCTCGACCGCCCACACACGTAG
- a CDS encoding IS3 family transposase, whose protein sequence is MPRKSYSEEFKRDAVAMYEDTDGVSCNSVAHDLGVNRGSLAAWVKRYGTGKKARAIDAAARARKASDSERIRQLEKHNRLLQQQRDILRTAAQYFAKEMGL, encoded by the coding sequence ATGCCTCGTAAGTCCTACTCTGAGGAGTTCAAGCGCGACGCGGTCGCGATGTACGAAGACACAGACGGTGTGTCTTGTAACTCGGTTGCTCATGATCTCGGTGTTAACCGTGGCAGTCTCGCTGCCTGGGTCAAGCGCTATGGCACGGGCAAAAAAGCCCGCGCGATTGATGCCGCAGCTCGAGCCCGAAAAGCATCGGATTCAGAGCGGATCCGACAGCTCGAGAAGCACAACCGGCTTCTTCAACAACAGCGAGATATCCTTCGCACCGCGGCGCAGTATTTTGCGAAAGAGATGGGCTTGTGA
- a CDS encoding SdpI family protein has translation MVRATNRGTLERNEAIGIRTRATLSSDAAWDEGHKAAIPYLNAASITGFVGALFSVLALIFFKPDGNAVTGSVYVLPVATLVVQIITLLWSASKANQRAKLSLTK, from the coding sequence ATGGTTAGGGCGACGAACAGGGGTACCCTAGAGCGCAATGAGGCTATCGGCATCAGGACTAGAGCTACTCTCTCTTCCGACGCGGCATGGGACGAAGGCCATAAGGCGGCCATTCCTTACTTGAATGCGGCGTCAATCACGGGTTTTGTAGGAGCGCTGTTTTCGGTGCTGGCCCTTATCTTTTTCAAGCCCGACGGTAACGCTGTTACGGGTTCAGTTTACGTCCTCCCAGTAGCCACTCTAGTGGTACAAATCATCACTTTGCTTTGGTCCGCATCCAAAGCAAATCAGAGAGCAAAGCTGTCCTTAACTAAGTAG
- a CDS encoding UPF0182 family protein: MPTRTTRPQPRANKQNKGLIAAVAIIAALLFVIPVFVGFYTDWLWFGELDYRGVFGRVIIARIVLFLLFALIGGGIAFAAAYFAWRTRPDNTMGSGPFAQVNPNQAAVESGARVLLLWVPLAVGLFAGLTGQGLWRAFMLWINGGDFGVSDAQFDRDLGFYAFALPGISAVVGTLSTMLIIAFLIGLVGHYLLGGIRIGSSASGVSGYVSPAARAQLALTAGLWLLTKAGGYWLERYELLYQENDIFTGASYTAINAMLPAKIILLVIAVIVAAAFFASIVYRDLRIPVLAAVLMLVSSLVVGGVWPALLEKFSVKPNRQAKEYEYIGRNIEATRQAYGLTEDTVTYDRNWGAGGTSNDEVAADAATLGNIRLLDPDIIAPTFTQNQQLRNFYGFPDTLAMDRYEVDGELRDFVVAARELDPNALQQNQRDWINRHTVYTHGNGFVAAQANTVDEAAQDAGSTRGGLPIFTVSDLQTNEQAQSSDEAEELGIRVDEPRVYFGPVIASAQDGLDYAIVGDNGQGPVEYDTDNSTYTYTGEGGVNIGNIMNRLAYAIKYQELNLLLSDRVGSESKILYDRDPRTRVERVAPWLTTDSKTYPTVVDGRIKWVVDGYTTLSNLPYSTRTALTDTTQDALNPDGTTQRLVNNDLAYIRNSVKATVDAYDGTVDLYAFDESDPVLQAWMKVFPDTVRPAADISDDLRDHLRYPEDLFKVQRELLARYHVDDPGVFFNNDAFWSVPNDPTAPEGRQELNQPPYYVVAADPETKEPSFQLITPYRGLNREFLSAHMSVASDPENYGQITVRVLPTNTQTQGPKQAQDALMSSDQVARDRTLWEGSNDLKNGNLLTLPVGDSDILYVEPIYSQRKDQASAFPKLLRVLVFYRGQVGYAPTVSQALNQVGIDSSAAQQIDIVDEGATDSGAGAGSDSAPVESSEVDADTPPAEDSTSTAPANLDEALTRIDDALRGLDDARDGSFEEYGRALDELDRAVESYRNAQ; the protein is encoded by the coding sequence TTGCCTACCCGCACAACCCGTCCTCAACCGCGGGCAAATAAACAGAATAAGGGCTTGATCGCGGCGGTAGCCATTATCGCTGCGCTTCTCTTCGTCATCCCGGTCTTCGTGGGGTTCTACACAGACTGGCTCTGGTTCGGCGAGCTGGACTACCGTGGCGTCTTCGGCAGGGTCATCATCGCGCGCATCGTGCTTTTCCTGCTCTTCGCCCTCATCGGTGGCGGCATCGCGTTCGCGGCGGCCTATTTCGCGTGGCGTACCCGCCCGGACAACACGATGGGAAGCGGCCCCTTCGCCCAGGTGAACCCGAACCAGGCCGCGGTTGAGTCCGGCGCCCGCGTCCTCCTGCTGTGGGTGCCGCTCGCGGTCGGGCTCTTCGCCGGACTGACCGGCCAGGGGCTGTGGCGCGCCTTCATGTTGTGGATCAACGGCGGCGACTTCGGGGTCAGTGATGCTCAGTTCGACCGTGACCTGGGATTCTACGCGTTTGCCCTGCCCGGTATCAGCGCTGTCGTCGGCACGCTGTCCACGATGCTGATCATCGCCTTCCTTATTGGGTTGGTGGGGCACTACCTGCTCGGCGGGATCCGCATTGGCAGCAGCGCTTCCGGGGTCTCCGGCTACGTTTCCCCGGCGGCGCGCGCGCAGCTGGCGTTGACCGCTGGGCTCTGGCTGCTGACCAAGGCCGGTGGCTACTGGCTCGAGCGCTACGAGCTGCTATACCAGGAAAACGACATTTTTACCGGCGCCTCCTACACCGCGATCAACGCCATGCTGCCCGCGAAGATCATCCTGTTGGTCATCGCGGTCATCGTGGCGGCGGCGTTTTTCGCTTCGATCGTCTACCGCGACCTTCGCATCCCAGTGCTCGCGGCGGTCCTCATGCTGGTGTCGTCGCTTGTCGTCGGCGGCGTCTGGCCGGCGCTGCTGGAGAAGTTCTCTGTCAAGCCGAACCGCCAGGCAAAGGAGTACGAGTACATCGGCCGCAACATCGAGGCCACGCGCCAGGCGTACGGTCTCACCGAGGACACCGTGACATACGACAGGAACTGGGGCGCGGGCGGTACCTCGAACGACGAGGTCGCCGCCGACGCCGCAACGTTGGGCAACATCCGTCTGCTTGACCCGGACATTATCGCCCCGACGTTCACCCAGAACCAACAGCTGCGTAACTTCTACGGCTTCCCTGACACTCTGGCGATGGACCGCTACGAGGTCGACGGCGAGCTGCGCGACTTCGTGGTTGCCGCCCGCGAGCTCGACCCGAACGCGCTGCAGCAAAACCAGCGCGACTGGATCAACCGCCACACCGTGTATACCCACGGCAACGGCTTTGTCGCCGCGCAGGCGAACACGGTCGACGAGGCGGCGCAGGACGCGGGCTCGACCCGCGGTGGTCTGCCGATCTTTACCGTCTCCGACCTGCAAACCAACGAGCAGGCGCAGTCCAGCGACGAGGCAGAGGAGCTGGGCATCCGCGTGGACGAGCCGCGCGTGTACTTCGGCCCAGTGATCGCTAGCGCCCAAGACGGGCTCGACTACGCCATCGTCGGTGACAACGGCCAAGGCCCAGTCGAGTACGACACGGACAACTCCACCTACACCTACACCGGTGAGGGCGGGGTGAATATCGGCAACATCATGAACCGGCTGGCGTACGCGATCAAATACCAGGAGCTCAACCTGCTCCTGTCGGACCGCGTGGGCTCCGAGTCGAAGATTCTCTACGACCGCGACCCGCGCACCCGTGTCGAGCGCGTCGCTCCGTGGCTGACGACGGATTCGAAGACGTACCCGACGGTCGTTGATGGGCGCATCAAGTGGGTCGTCGACGGCTACACCACGCTGTCGAACCTGCCGTACTCGACCCGTACTGCCCTGACGGATACCACGCAGGACGCCCTCAACCCGGACGGCACCACCCAGCGCCTGGTGAACAACGATCTGGCGTACATCCGCAACTCCGTTAAGGCGACGGTTGACGCCTACGACGGCACGGTTGACCTCTACGCCTTCGACGAGTCCGACCCAGTCCTGCAGGCCTGGATGAAGGTCTTCCCAGATACGGTCCGCCCGGCCGCGGACATCTCCGATGACCTGCGCGATCACCTGCGTTACCCGGAGGACCTGTTCAAGGTGCAGCGCGAGCTGCTCGCCCGCTACCATGTCGACGACCCGGGCGTGTTCTTCAACAACGACGCCTTCTGGTCCGTGCCTAACGACCCGACCGCACCGGAGGGCCGCCAGGAGCTGAACCAGCCGCCGTACTACGTCGTCGCCGCTGACCCGGAGACGAAGGAGCCGTCGTTCCAGCTGATCACCCCGTACCGCGGCCTGAACCGCGAGTTCCTCTCCGCGCACATGTCGGTCGCCTCGGACCCGGAGAACTACGGCCAGATCACGGTCCGCGTCCTGCCCACGAATACGCAGACGCAGGGCCCGAAGCAGGCGCAGGACGCGTTGATGTCCTCGGACCAGGTGGCGCGTGACCGGACGCTGTGGGAGGGCTCGAACGACCTGAAGAACGGCAACCTGCTCACCCTGCCGGTGGGCGATAGCGACATCCTCTACGTCGAGCCGATCTACTCGCAGCGCAAGGACCAGGCCTCGGCCTTCCCGAAACTGCTGCGCGTGCTCGTCTTCTACCGCGGCCAGGTAGGCTACGCCCCGACGGTGTCCCAGGCGCTGAATCAGGTGGGCATCGACTCCTCGGCCGCGCAGCAGATCGACATCGTCGACGAGGGCGCCACCGACTCCGGTGCCGGTGCTGGCTCCGACTCGGCTCCGGTCGAGTCCTCTGAGGTTGACGCTGACACGCCGCCCGCGGAGGACTCAACGTCGACGGCGCCGGCGAACCTCGACGAGGCGCTCACGCGTATCGACGACGCCCTGCGCGGCCTGGACGACGCACGCGACGGCTCCTTTGAGGAGTACGGCCGCGCCCTCGACGAGCTCGACAGGGCGGTGGAAAGCTACCGCAACGCCCAGTAA